TCCCTTTGTATCAGTTGAGGTGCAGCACCAGGTTTCCATTGGGTAGTTTAGAAGCCTCGTTTTGCCAATAGTCACTTTCCGGGAGCCCGACCGCAGGCAAAACAGTAATGCTGTCGAGCAGTCCCCGCACTACCGAAACTCCGGAGGTAGAGGTCACCCACAATCGGTCCTGCACGTCAATAATCATGCAGATGGCCAGTTGGTCTTCATCGGAATTTGCGATGGGCCAAACAGAGGGCTCTTGAGTTTCGTAGTCGAAGTAAAAAAGCCCGGAGGCCATGCTCGTTGACCACAGGCCTCGTTGGGTCTCGTACAGAGCCATATTGTTGGTGGTACCACCGTTTTGTGGCGAAAAGAGCGTATCGAAAGCCCATTGTTCCCTTTCGTGAACATATCGGGCAACTCCTTCTCGAGCCCCAACCCAAAGAGACTCAGAGCTCTGGCTGTAGAGCACATCATAAGTGAGCCAGCCATTGGTTCCGGGTAGGGGCTCGCCAAGTTGCCTGTTGGCTACCGGATATACGCCGGTGCGTGTAGTAATGAAATCACCCACTTGGGTCGACACGTATTTATATACTCTGTCGCTACTGACCGATTCCGGCAAGCTCAGGCGGTAATTCAATGAGGGATCCGTATTTCCGAGTGGCCAATACCAGAGGCCGTCGTGATCACTTAATATGAGGTGATCATACACAGCGTGAATATGGGCGATAGACGACCCGGGGAACGCGCGGAACAAAGGGTCTTGCGTCCAATTACCGCTCGGTGTTTGAAAACAGCGATAAAGGCCCTTGGTGGTGCCGATGTACAGGTGTCCGTCCGAAGCGTAGAGGCTGTGGATCGTGCTCAAGGGTTCGCCTTGTGGATTGCGAATGACTACCTCCTCGTAGGGTGTTGGCCCTAGTTGCCCGCGCACTAATCCGGCCGTTAAGGCCGAAATCCAAAAAGCCCCGTCGCCCGCTGAGCGAATGTTGGTGAATCCGACCGGGTGAAACAGTTTGGGCGGAGCACCCGAAGTTGGCTCCCAGGTGTACGATGCGCCGGGTCAACCTACGCTAATGTACCAACGGCCGGTGGAATCGACCCAGAACATGCGGTATTCGTTGAAACCGCGGAGGAGGCTGTCGCCAACGATTCCGTAGAGCATATCGTTCACTCGTGAGCGGTTCACTGACCATTCGGGGCTTTGTGGGCCAATGCGTTTGAAGACAGGGTCCTTTTCGAGAATGGTAAAAGGCAACTCAATGTCGGAGTTCGGATGAATCTGTCGTAGGAAGGCGCGGTCATTCAGACCATTATAGAAAGGGAAGGCCTCGGTTGAGGGCAGGGTGATGGTGTCTGTGATCAGTTCATTTTCGATATGCCAAACGCCGCCGGAATTCGACACCCAAAGGCTCGAGTCGGTGGCGAAGCAGAGGTCGTATGCCATGGTGATGCCGGGGCCGTTGATGGGATAAGCCTGTGTTTCGCCGGACCTCGGATCGTGGTGAAAAAGGTGTCCTTGGGCGGCCACCCAGAGGCTGTGGTCGGGTGCTTCGAGAATTCGGTTTACGATGGCGTTACGGAGTAAGCGAGCTTCGGTAGAAGTGCCTTTGATGGGCGTTATGGACAACCCGTTGTAGTACACCAATCCGTTTTGTTTGCCGATCCAGACGCCTCCGCGATGATCGACCTCTACGGTCAGCACCGCGTTGTTTTCCAATGCGTCGCTGAGGTCGAAATCGGACCGCAGGCTAACTTGTCCGCGAGACGAGTTCGCCGAAATGACGAGAAAAAGAGTGATTAAAAGGTTACGTAGCTTCATGAACCGGCAACAGTCGCACGGCTGAAGTTGCGGAATCATGCCAAGGTAGAGTATACGTTTTGCACATCGTCGTCTTCCTCGAGCATTTCGAGGAGTTTTTCGACGTCGGCTGCATCCTCTTCGCTAAGCTCTTTCGTATCCGTTGGGATGTATTCGGTTCCCGATTCCAGAATCTCGATCTCTTTTTCATCCAGTGCGCTGGAGATCGGTCCAAACTGTTCAAAGGGGCCATACACCATGATGGAGCTGTCTTCTTCATCGTGGAAGATGTCGTCGACACCGTAATCGATCATCTCGAATTCGAATTCCTCGAGGGCGATGCCCGCTCCCGGAATTTTGAAATGGCATTTGTGCTCGAACATGAACTCTACGGAGCCCGAAGTACCGAGGCTTCCGTCGCATTTGTTGAAGTACGAGCGAACATTGGCTACGGTACGCGTGGTATTGTCGGTAGCGGTTTCTACGAGCACGGCGATACCGTGCTGTGCATACCCTTCATACACGACGTTTTTGTAGTCACTTTGGTCTTTATCGCTGGCTTTTTTGATCGCCCGTTCCACATTGTCCCTGGGCATATTCGCCTGTTTGGCGTTCTGTATAAGCAGCTTGAGCTTGTAGTTCGTCTCAGGGCTGGGGCCGCCTTCCTTAACGGCCATGATGATGTCTTTCGTCAACCTCGTGAAGGCTTTGGACATACTTGCCCAGCGCTTCATCTTTCTCGCTTTGCGGTATTCAAACGCGCGCCCCATAGTTTAGATGCTTTGTGCAAAAATAAAGATCCCCGAATTCTATGCTTCTTCCTTCGGATGGATGTGCGACTTCAATTTTCGATAGAGTTGATCGGGCTCGAAAGGCTTGCCCGCAAAATCGT
The sequence above is drawn from the Flavobacteriales bacterium genome and encodes:
- a CDS encoding YebC/PmpR family DNA-binding transcriptional regulator, which gives rise to MGRAFEYRKARKMKRWASMSKAFTRLTKDIIMAVKEGGPSPETNYKLKLLIQNAKQANMPRDNVERAIKKASDKDQSDYKNVVYEGYAQHGIAVLVETATDNTTRTVANVRSYFNKCDGSLGTSGSVEFMFEHKCHFKIPGAGIALEEFEFEMIDYGVDDIFHDEEDSSIMVYGPFEQFGPISSALDEKEIEILESGTEYIPTDTKELSEEDAADVEKLLEMLEEDDDVQNVYSTLA